The Desulfuromonas versatilis genome has a segment encoding these proteins:
- a CDS encoding transposase, with product MPRSARIALPNYPHHIIQRGHNRQVVFSDPDDFRYYLVNLATWKAALDCKVYGYCLMTNHVHLIVDPGDNPAHLGMLMKRLAGRQTRYVNRLEGRSGTLWEGRYRSSPIENDAYLLACCRYVDLNPVQAGVCAQPADYPWSSGAAHLGGSCPEWLDLAPAWLGLGETDEERVRHYRDLLAKPVNDEERQAIVGPVKRGQLTGGDRFVDEVAERLGRRVELRGQGRPRKRGK from the coding sequence ATGCCACGCTCAGCCCGCATAGCTCTTCCGAACTATCCCCATCACATCATCCAGAGGGGGCATAATCGTCAGGTGGTTTTTTCCGACCCCGACGATTTCCGCTATTACCTCGTCAACCTGGCCACATGGAAGGCCGCCCTTGACTGCAAGGTTTATGGTTACTGCCTGATGACCAACCATGTCCATCTCATTGTCGATCCGGGAGATAATCCCGCCCACCTCGGCATGCTGATGAAGCGCCTGGCCGGTCGGCAGACCCGGTATGTCAATCGTCTGGAAGGTCGCAGCGGCACCTTGTGGGAGGGCCGCTACAGGTCGAGCCCCATCGAAAACGATGCCTACCTGCTGGCCTGCTGCCGTTACGTTGATCTGAATCCGGTGCAGGCCGGGGTGTGCGCTCAGCCCGCGGATTATCCCTGGTCGAGCGGAGCCGCCCATCTCGGTGGATCGTGCCCGGAATGGCTCGATCTCGCTCCGGCCTGGCTGGGGCTTGGGGAGACGGATGAGGAACGGGTGAGGCACTATCGCGACCTGTTGGCGAAGCCGGTCAACGATGAAGAGCGCCAGGCCATTGTCGGCCCGGTAAAGAGGGGGCAATTGACCGGCGGAGACCGGTTTGTCGATGAGGTTGCTGAGCGACTTGGCAGGCGGGTGGAGTTGAGGGGGCAGGGGCGGCCGAGGAAAAGGGGAAAATAG
- a CDS encoding bifunctional aconitate hydratase 2/2-methylisocitrate dehydratase: MIEAYLRHEEERNAQGIPALPLNPAQTKELCTLLQDPPKGKEEFLLNLFRERISPGVDPAAEVKAEFLGQILAGKAKSPLISKKDAVKILGTMIGGYNVKHLVAALKDAELADEAVKALCGTTLVYDAFDEVLALSKSNAAAKKVMESWANAEWFTGKPGVPETIKVKVYKVDGEINTDDFSPAGDAWSRPDIPLHALAMGKTRFPTGNAEIAKFRAEGFQVAFVGDVVGTGSSRKSACNSVLWHIGNEIPAVPNKKTGGVIIGGVIAPIFFNTAQDSGALPLKMDVTGFNTGDVIVINTKKGEVTDESGKVITTFEIAPNTVPDEFRAGGRIPLIIGRALTEKARAALGMGETDIFTLPVNPVAKPGQGYSLAQKMVGKACGVEGILPGTACEPKMTTVGSQDTTGPMTADELKELACLRFLSPMFMQSFCHTAAYPKPADVKMHKTLPGFIAERAGVALRPGDGVIHSWLNRLLLPDTVGTGGDSHTRFPIGISFPAGSGLVAFAGAMGFMPLDMPESVLVRFKGQFNPGITLRDAVNAIPYWAIKQGLLTVPKKNKKNIFNGRILEMEGLPELSVEQAFELTDAAAERSAAAGCIQLSEDSVCTYLRSNVALMQKMIEEGYSDPQTLQNRIDAVNEWLKNPKLLKADKNAEYAAVIEIDLAEITEPILACPNDPDDVKLLSEVAGTPIQDVFLGSCMTNIGHFRAAAEIWRGQKFNPAVRTWICPPTRMDQDKLKEEALFSVYSAMGARLEIAGCSLCMGNQARVPDGVNMFSTSTRNFDDRIGNGAKVYLGSAELGAVTTNLGKLPTPAEYLAVYKEKVAPKADQIYKYLQFDEMEGYKKTA, encoded by the coding sequence ATGATCGAAGCTTATCTGAGACACGAGGAAGAGCGCAACGCCCAGGGCATCCCGGCGCTGCCCCTCAACCCCGCGCAGACCAAGGAACTCTGCACGCTGCTCCAGGATCCCCCCAAGGGCAAGGAAGAGTTTCTGCTCAACCTGTTCAGGGAGCGGATCTCCCCCGGCGTCGACCCCGCCGCCGAAGTCAAGGCTGAATTCCTCGGGCAGATCCTGGCCGGCAAGGCCAAGTCTCCGCTGATTTCCAAAAAGGACGCCGTCAAGATCCTCGGCACCATGATCGGCGGCTACAACGTCAAGCACCTGGTGGCGGCCCTCAAGGATGCCGAGCTGGCCGACGAGGCCGTCAAGGCCCTGTGCGGCACCACCCTGGTCTATGACGCCTTCGACGAGGTGCTGGCTCTCTCCAAGAGCAACGCCGCCGCCAAGAAGGTCATGGAATCCTGGGCCAACGCCGAGTGGTTCACCGGCAAACCCGGCGTCCCCGAGACCATCAAGGTCAAGGTCTATAAAGTCGACGGCGAGATCAACACCGACGACTTCTCCCCGGCCGGCGACGCCTGGAGCCGCCCCGATATCCCGCTGCACGCGCTGGCCATGGGCAAGACCCGCTTCCCCACCGGCAATGCCGAGATCGCCAAGTTCCGCGCCGAAGGGTTCCAGGTCGCCTTCGTCGGCGACGTGGTCGGCACCGGATCTTCGCGCAAGTCGGCCTGCAACAGCGTGCTCTGGCACATCGGCAACGAGATCCCCGCGGTTCCCAACAAGAAGACCGGCGGCGTCATCATCGGCGGCGTCATCGCGCCGATCTTCTTCAACACCGCCCAGGACTCGGGTGCCCTGCCGCTGAAGATGGACGTGACCGGCTTCAATACCGGCGACGTCATCGTCATCAACACCAAGAAGGGTGAAGTGACCGACGAGTCGGGCAAGGTGATCACCACCTTCGAGATCGCCCCTAACACCGTCCCCGACGAGTTCCGCGCCGGCGGCCGCATTCCGCTGATCATCGGCCGCGCCTTGACCGAAAAGGCCCGCGCCGCCCTCGGCATGGGTGAGACCGACATCTTCACCCTGCCGGTCAACCCGGTCGCCAAGCCCGGCCAGGGCTACTCCCTGGCGCAGAAGATGGTCGGCAAGGCCTGCGGCGTCGAAGGGATTCTGCCCGGGACCGCCTGCGAGCCGAAGATGACCACCGTCGGCTCCCAGGACACCACCGGCCCGATGACCGCCGACGAGCTGAAAGAGCTGGCCTGCCTGCGCTTCCTCTCGCCGATGTTCATGCAGTCCTTCTGCCACACCGCCGCCTATCCCAAGCCGGCCGACGTGAAGATGCACAAGACCCTGCCCGGCTTTATCGCCGAGCGTGCCGGCGTCGCCCTGCGCCCCGGCGACGGCGTCATTCACAGCTGGCTGAACCGCCTGCTGCTCCCCGACACCGTCGGCACCGGCGGCGACAGCCACACCCGCTTCCCCATCGGCATCAGCTTCCCGGCCGGCTCCGGCCTGGTGGCCTTCGCCGGCGCCATGGGCTTCATGCCGCTGGATATGCCCGAATCGGTGCTGGTGCGCTTCAAGGGCCAGTTCAACCCCGGCATCACCCTGCGTGACGCGGTCAACGCCATCCCCTACTGGGCCATCAAGCAGGGGCTGCTGACCGTACCCAAGAAGAACAAGAAGAACATCTTCAACGGCCGCATCCTCGAGATGGAAGGGCTCCCCGAGCTCAGCGTCGAGCAGGCCTTCGAACTGACCGACGCCGCTGCCGAGCGCTCCGCCGCGGCCGGCTGCATCCAGCTCTCCGAAGATTCGGTCTGCACCTACCTGCGCTCCAACGTCGCCCTGATGCAGAAGATGATCGAAGAGGGCTACAGCGATCCGCAGACCCTGCAGAACCGCATCGACGCGGTCAACGAGTGGCTGAAGAACCCCAAGCTGCTCAAGGCCGACAAGAACGCCGAGTATGCCGCGGTCATCGAGATCGACCTGGCCGAGATCACCGAGCCGATCCTGGCCTGCCCCAACGACCCGGACGACGTCAAGCTGCTCTCCGAGGTGGCCGGCACCCCGATCCAGGACGTCTTCCTCGGGTCCTGCATGACCAACATCGGTCACTTCCGCGCCGCCGCCGAAATCTGGCGCGGCCAGAAGTTCAACCCTGCCGTGCGTACCTGGATCTGCCCGCCGACCCGGATGGACCAGGACAAGCTCAAGGAAGAGGCCCTGTTCTCGGTCTACAGTGCCATGGGCGCCCGCCTCGAGATCGCCGGCTGCTCGCTGTGCATGGGCAACCAGGCCCGCGTGCCCGACGGGGTCAACATGTTCTCCACCAGCACCCGTAACTTCGACGATCGCATCGGCAACGGCGCCAAGGTTTATCTCGGCTCTGCCGAACTCGGCGCGGTGACCACCAACCTCGGCAAGCTGCCGACCCCGGCCGAGTACCTGGCCGTGTACAAGGAGAAGGTCGCTCCCAAGGCCGACCAGATCTACAAGTACCTGCAGTTCGACGAGATGGAAGGGTACAAGAAGACCGCCTGA
- a CDS encoding TSUP family transporter → MFDWQFTPELLAMLFSVGLIAGTIDAIAGGGGLLTLPALLACGLPPLQAIATAKLQSTVGVGTAAFCYLRKGQVDLDELRPIIGCTLLGSLAGALCLQHADPQILESLLPIAFLGVAGYFLLSPRVGDLDRHQRISRRLFALLIGTGIGFYDGFFGPGTGSFFSIAFISLLGCNLRRATASTKVLNLTSNLAALVLFIHADVVVWSLGLTMAAGQVLGSTLGARLAMHNGARLIRPLAVMVSLAMIFKFWAPAAQIFRMLRLI, encoded by the coding sequence TTGTTCGACTGGCAATTTACCCCGGAACTGCTCGCCATGCTCTTCAGCGTCGGTCTGATCGCCGGCACCATCGACGCCATCGCCGGCGGCGGCGGCCTGCTCACCCTGCCCGCCCTGCTCGCCTGCGGCCTGCCGCCCCTGCAGGCCATCGCCACCGCCAAGCTGCAGAGCACCGTGGGGGTGGGCACCGCCGCATTCTGCTACCTGCGCAAAGGGCAAGTGGACCTGGATGAACTGCGACCGATCATCGGCTGCACCCTGCTCGGTTCGCTGGCCGGCGCCCTGTGCCTGCAACATGCCGACCCGCAGATCCTTGAAAGCCTGCTCCCCATCGCCTTTCTGGGCGTGGCCGGCTATTTCCTGCTCTCGCCAAGGGTCGGGGACCTGGACCGCCACCAGCGCATCAGCCGCCGGTTATTCGCTCTGCTGATCGGCACGGGAATCGGCTTTTACGACGGCTTTTTCGGACCGGGGACCGGGTCGTTCTTTTCCATCGCCTTTATTTCGCTGCTCGGCTGCAACCTGCGCCGGGCCACCGCCAGCACCAAGGTCCTCAATCTGACCAGCAACCTGGCCGCCCTGGTCCTGTTCATCCACGCCGACGTGGTGGTGTGGTCGCTGGGGCTGACCATGGCCGCCGGCCAGGTGCTCGGCAGCACCCTCGGCGCCCGCCTGGCCATGCACAACGGCGCCCGCCTGATCCGCCCCCTGGCGGTGATGGTTTCGCTGGCCATGATCTTCAAGTTCTGGGCGCCGGCCGCGCAGATCTTCCGCATGCTGAGGTTGATTTAA
- a CDS encoding LysR family transcriptional regulator: MQMLGVLEFVRVVETRGFASAARDLGISKACVSQRVRQLEDRLGTRLLQRTTRRVSLTEAGEIYYHHAREVVLQLQQGEERVRDFQESPKGPIRVSMIDGGLGEWYLAPALARFAARNPGVSLDIDLSARLVDLVAEGFDFAIRAGELADSSLIARKLSSFRYGIYASPDYLAARGTPLTPEQLGGHNCLTGSVLRWKFKMGERLVEIRPQGSWHSKSGQALIAAACEGVGIVRTASIYALQSLAAGELVELFGEWTKEHTPIWIVYPSGRHLPRRVSCAVSFLLEEFRGRSIGEPSRNEEPLK; encoded by the coding sequence ATGCAGATGCTTGGGGTGCTCGAATTCGTTCGCGTGGTGGAAACCCGGGGGTTCGCCTCGGCTGCCCGGGACCTGGGTATTTCCAAGGCCTGTGTCAGCCAGCGGGTGCGCCAGCTCGAGGACCGGCTCGGGACACGGCTGCTGCAGCGCACCACCCGCCGGGTGTCGCTCACGGAGGCAGGAGAGATCTACTATCACCACGCCCGGGAGGTTGTCCTGCAGCTGCAGCAGGGCGAAGAGCGGGTGCGGGATTTCCAGGAGAGCCCCAAGGGCCCGATCCGGGTGAGCATGATCGATGGCGGGCTCGGCGAGTGGTACCTGGCTCCGGCCCTGGCCCGCTTCGCCGCACGCAACCCGGGGGTCAGCCTCGACATCGACCTCTCCGCCCGCCTGGTCGACCTGGTCGCCGAGGGGTTTGATTTCGCCATCCGCGCCGGGGAGCTGGCCGATTCGAGTCTGATCGCCCGAAAGTTGTCCTCTTTCCGCTACGGCATCTACGCCTCCCCGGACTACCTGGCGGCGCGGGGTACTCCGCTGACCCCGGAGCAGCTTGGCGGGCACAACTGCCTGACCGGCTCGGTGCTGCGCTGGAAATTCAAAATGGGGGAACGGCTGGTTGAAATCCGACCGCAGGGGAGCTGGCACAGCAAGAGCGGGCAGGCGTTGATCGCTGCGGCTTGCGAGGGGGTGGGGATCGTTCGGACCGCCAGTATCTATGCGTTGCAAAGCCTGGCGGCGGGGGAGTTGGTCGAACTGTTCGGCGAATGGACTAAAGAGCACACGCCGATCTGGATCGTCTACCCCAGCGGCCGCCACCTGCCGCGCCGGGTCAGCTGCGCCGTGAGTTTTCTCCTCGAGGAGTTCCGCGGTCGGTCGATCGGGGAACCCAGCAGAAATGAGGAGCCCCTGAAGTGA
- a CDS encoding TRAP transporter substrate-binding protein produces the protein MLESLFRKGTALIPPLALLLGSLAGPAAANDPLSAWKPSFDPSGAQYTYMLSNIAHPGIAGIGVGYKIRDRVWEKSGGRLYVDFRPLAQLGGEKDVISKVKLGAVQGMLCSSVAAANVADKLGLVNLPFVVDTFDKLDAFRSTPELWNEYREAALRQGMLVLDITGYGTYGWATTAPVASLAEARGINFRIAEAPVNTDIYKAWNLKFTVMPWPDVPQALQTGVISGLDHTPIVCNITKKFEVAKHFTRIDYAQGLFVHLANKRWFDKLPKDLQQILTEVIEEESAKAREATRVQQQEQIAAAEAAGVKFHSLSNEERKQLIAEAAPVYEKWSKKLGSDYLQRVRNTLGE, from the coding sequence ATGCTTGAATCGTTGTTTCGCAAAGGCACCGCCCTTATCCCGCCCCTTGCCCTGCTGCTGGGCAGCCTGGCCGGACCCGCTGCCGCCAATGACCCCCTTTCGGCGTGGAAGCCCTCTTTTGATCCATCCGGTGCCCAGTACACCTACATGCTTTCCAACATCGCCCACCCCGGCATCGCCGGGATCGGGGTCGGCTACAAGATCCGCGACCGGGTTTGGGAGAAAAGCGGCGGCCGGCTCTACGTCGACTTCCGGCCCCTGGCCCAGCTCGGCGGCGAGAAGGACGTCATCAGCAAAGTCAAACTCGGAGCCGTCCAGGGGATGCTCTGCTCCTCGGTTGCCGCCGCCAACGTGGCCGACAAGCTCGGCCTGGTCAACCTCCCCTTCGTGGTCGACACCTTCGACAAGCTCGACGCTTTCCGCAGCACGCCGGAACTCTGGAACGAGTACCGCGAAGCCGCCCTGCGCCAGGGGATGCTGGTGCTCGACATCACCGGCTACGGCACCTACGGCTGGGCGACCACGGCACCGGTAGCCAGCCTTGCCGAGGCCAGGGGGATCAATTTCCGCATTGCCGAAGCGCCGGTCAACACGGACATCTACAAGGCCTGGAACCTGAAATTCACCGTCATGCCCTGGCCCGACGTCCCCCAGGCGCTGCAGACCGGAGTCATCAGCGGCCTGGACCACACGCCCATCGTCTGCAACATCACCAAGAAATTCGAAGTGGCCAAGCACTTCACCCGCATCGACTATGCCCAGGGACTGTTCGTGCACCTGGCCAACAAGCGCTGGTTCGACAAGCTGCCCAAGGACCTGCAGCAGATTCTCACCGAGGTGATCGAAGAGGAGAGCGCCAAGGCCCGTGAGGCGACCCGGGTTCAGCAGCAGGAGCAGATCGCTGCGGCGGAGGCGGCAGGGGTCAAGTTTCACAGCCTGAGCAACGAAGAGAGAAAGCAGCTCATCGCCGAGGCGGCACCCGTGTATGAAAAATGGTCGAAAAAGCTCGGTTCGGACTACCTGCAGCGGGTGAGGAACACCCTGGGCGAGTAG
- a CDS encoding LysR family transcriptional regulator, which translates to MGQQRLKSFVMIAREANLTRAAERLHLSQSALSSQLKQLEEDLGVALFLRTPRGMVLSEAGRELFPFVEAVLDAEETLARKAQTLRQGGAETLIIGLNTDPAFLRIGAINRRLGVLHSGLNVVFVASQTFRAAQMLRQGQLDLAFCYGDPADPGIRYHHLAKIPFCIAIPSRLIKSGRPRNWAEIAALPWVWVEQNSPPYQAVFHELERRRLLPNQGVKAVDEYIVKELVLDGQGVAVMREDEARPLVEDDRVVLWEKGWFALPLSLAWMARDESRKRVRAAREAIEHTWSAGGEPGEGALSRICY; encoded by the coding sequence ATGGGGCAGCAACGGTTAAAGAGCTTTGTCATGATCGCCCGGGAAGCCAATCTGACCCGGGCCGCCGAGCGACTGCATTTGAGCCAGTCGGCGCTCTCCAGCCAGCTCAAGCAGCTGGAGGAAGACTTGGGTGTCGCGCTGTTTCTGCGTACGCCTCGGGGGATGGTGTTGAGCGAGGCCGGACGGGAGCTGTTCCCTTTTGTCGAGGCGGTACTCGACGCAGAAGAGACGCTCGCCCGGAAAGCCCAGACCCTGCGCCAGGGAGGCGCTGAGACGCTGATTATCGGCCTGAACACCGATCCGGCTTTTCTGCGGATCGGCGCCATCAACCGGCGACTGGGCGTTCTGCATAGCGGCCTGAACGTCGTCTTTGTCGCCAGCCAGACCTTTCGCGCGGCACAGATGCTGCGCCAGGGCCAGCTCGACCTGGCCTTCTGTTACGGTGACCCTGCGGACCCGGGAATCCGCTATCACCACCTGGCCAAGATTCCATTCTGCATCGCCATCCCCAGTCGGCTGATCAAATCAGGTCGGCCTCGCAACTGGGCGGAAATCGCTGCGCTGCCTTGGGTTTGGGTGGAGCAGAACTCCCCCCCATACCAGGCGGTGTTCCACGAACTGGAGCGGCGCCGCCTGCTGCCCAACCAGGGGGTGAAGGCGGTGGATGAGTACATCGTCAAGGAACTGGTGTTGGACGGCCAGGGGGTGGCGGTCATGCGCGAGGACGAAGCGCGGCCCCTGGTGGAAGACGACAGGGTCGTCCTCTGGGAGAAGGGATGGTTCGCGCTCCCCCTGAGCCTGGCCTGGATGGCCAGGGATGAAAGCAGGAAACGGGTTCGTGCAGCCCGCGAGGCAATCGAACACACCTGGAGCGCCGGCGGCGAACCGGGCGAGGGGGCTTTGTCGCGGATCTGCTATTGA
- a CDS encoding bile acid:sodium symporter family protein — MAAKLKVDWFLLGMVLAVFLAWLFPDPGAKGGSLHPEIVTKVGVALIFFLHGLALPFESLKAGTLRWPLHLVVQGTTYLFFPLLGLGLLWLVGDRLPGDLQLGFFYLCALPSTVSSSVALTAAARGNVPVAVFNATLSSLLGVFLTPLWIGMMLKSGGQALPLGKVILDLIIWLILPLVVGQLCRPWLGGWAKQRKKFIHKVDRGTILLLVYTSFCDSMKWGVWSKHGTGALLATLAGTLVIFWVVFFFSSKVCDALGLPRADRTAAVFCGSKKTLASGVPMAQLIFGAHPGLSLILLPIMIYHPLQLVICGWLAGRWAEREVKENPEALQAA, encoded by the coding sequence ATGGCGGCAAAACTGAAAGTTGACTGGTTTCTGCTCGGAATGGTGCTGGCGGTATTTCTCGCCTGGCTGTTCCCCGACCCCGGCGCCAAGGGGGGCAGTCTTCATCCCGAAATCGTCACCAAGGTCGGAGTGGCGCTGATCTTCTTCCTTCACGGGCTGGCGCTTCCCTTCGAAAGCCTCAAAGCGGGGACTCTGCGCTGGCCGCTGCACCTGGTGGTGCAGGGAACCACCTACCTGTTTTTTCCGCTGCTTGGTCTTGGTCTGCTGTGGCTGGTGGGGGACCGACTGCCCGGCGACCTGCAGCTGGGTTTCTTCTACCTCTGCGCGCTTCCCTCCACTGTTTCGTCTTCGGTTGCGCTGACGGCGGCGGCCCGTGGCAATGTGCCGGTAGCGGTCTTCAACGCCACCCTTTCCAGCCTGCTGGGGGTTTTTCTGACCCCCCTGTGGATCGGCATGATGCTCAAGAGCGGCGGCCAGGCCCTGCCGCTGGGTAAGGTGATTCTCGATTTGATCATCTGGCTGATCCTGCCGCTGGTGGTGGGGCAACTCTGCCGTCCCTGGCTTGGCGGCTGGGCCAAGCAGCGCAAAAAGTTCATCCACAAGGTGGATCGCGGCACCATTCTGCTGCTGGTCTACACCTCGTTCTGCGATTCGATGAAATGGGGAGTGTGGTCGAAACACGGAACCGGGGCCCTGCTCGCCACCCTGGCCGGAACCCTGGTCATCTTCTGGGTGGTCTTCTTCTTCTCCAGCAAGGTCTGCGACGCTCTCGGCCTGCCGCGGGCCGACCGCACCGCAGCGGTATTCTGCGGCTCGAAAAAGACCCTCGCCTCGGGGGTGCCCATGGCCCAGCTCATCTTCGGCGCCCATCCGGGGCTGAGCCTAATCCTGCTGCCGATCATGATCTACCACCCGCTGCAGCTGGTGATCTGCGGCTGGCTCGCCGGCCGTTGGGCCGAGCGGGAGGTAAAAGAAAATCCCGAGGCCCTGCAGGCGGCCTGA
- a CDS encoding DUF488 domain-containing protein, whose amino-acid sequence MDIQIKRIYDPPGPADGIRILVDRLWPRGLSKERAAVDYWAKAISPSDELRRWYGHEPDKWEEFKARYFEELGANPEGVRELRQQLDSGPVTFLYSSKEERLNNAVALRQYLAEEC is encoded by the coding sequence ATGGACATCCAGATCAAGCGGATTTACGACCCGCCAGGTCCAGCCGATGGGATTCGGATCCTGGTTGACCGTCTCTGGCCGCGGGGCCTGTCCAAGGAGAGGGCCGCCGTCGACTACTGGGCAAAGGCCATATCCCCTTCCGACGAGCTGCGCCGCTGGTACGGGCATGAACCCGACAAGTGGGAGGAGTTCAAGGCCCGGTATTTCGAGGAACTGGGCGCAAATCCCGAAGGGGTTCGAGAGCTGAGGCAGCAGCTGGACAGTGGCCCGGTGACCTTTCTCTACAGCTCGAAGGAAGAGCGGCTGAACAACGCCGTCGCCTTGCGTCAATACCTGGCGGAGGAGTGCTAG
- a CDS encoding peptidylprolyl isomerase translates to MSVSNPLVQMETSLGEIILELDAAKAPLSVENFIAYARAGHYDGTIFHRVIKGFMIQGGGLTPDLQERPTRDPIKNEATNGLKNKVGTIAMARSEEVDSAAAQFFINTEDNRSLDHGGLNPAVFGYAVFGKVVDGMNVVYTIEQQATGSQGGFADLPKEPVVIQSVTIID, encoded by the coding sequence ATGAGCGTCTCCAATCCGCTGGTCCAGATGGAAACATCGCTGGGCGAAATCATCCTCGAACTCGATGCGGCCAAGGCGCCGTTGAGCGTCGAGAATTTCATCGCTTACGCCCGTGCCGGGCACTATGACGGAACCATTTTTCACCGCGTGATCAAAGGCTTCATGATCCAGGGCGGTGGGCTGACTCCCGACCTCCAGGAGAGGCCGACCCGGGACCCGATCAAAAACGAGGCCACCAACGGCCTGAAGAACAAGGTCGGCACCATTGCCATGGCGCGCAGCGAAGAGGTGGACAGCGCCGCCGCCCAGTTCTTCATCAACACCGAGGACAACAGGTCCCTCGATCACGGCGGGCTGAACCCGGCGGTGTTCGGCTATGCGGTGTTTGGCAAGGTGGTGGACGGCATGAACGTGGTCTATACCATCGAACAGCAGGCGACCGGCAGCCAAGGCGGATTCGCGGATCTGCCGAAGGAGCCGGTGGTAATCCAGTCGGTGACGATCATCGACTGA
- a CDS encoding aspartate:alanine exchanger family transporter gives MSLLHNQIFLLLLIIILGDFLGKVRLWNLSLGPSAIIFVALAFGHFGLTLPVGVQTIGLAMFIYAVGLQAGPGFASSFRRHGISMALTVLSMALVGTGATYLCCRIFSFDAATGAGLLSGAMTSTPSLAAAVEIVGHDRAPAAYGVAYGFGVIGVALFIKLLPSLLRLKVPEEEARLARELSETNPPITYQHVEVSNPNLFGKRVADIFLKSIAPVTITRLLRQGASEPVLVGAETQLQEGDHLRVVGRPADLEKVQLYIGRPVSGEIAFDRVLTKNSIIVSKRRFVGTTLGYFNFRETFNVQVARITRSGIDLPADANTRLHLGDVLHAVGDERSLRNISRMLGNDLKATYDISLLPILVGLLLGFLLGRITIPLPMVGHFTLGTTGGTLLAGLLLGASYKTGPLIWDVPAAGNRLIRDLGLALFMAAVGTSAGVSFVATLQERGLSLLFSGVLVTLLPVAVGATLGLWLLRIRFLQLLGVLVGGMTSASGLAAAGTLSTTPYAPAAYATVYPVALIAKILAVKILLLLPF, from the coding sequence ATGTCCCTGCTGCACAACCAAATCTTCTTGCTGCTGCTGATCATCATCCTCGGAGATTTTCTGGGGAAGGTGCGCCTCTGGAACCTCTCCCTGGGACCCTCGGCGATCATTTTCGTAGCCCTGGCCTTCGGGCATTTCGGCCTGACCCTCCCCGTAGGGGTTCAGACCATCGGCCTGGCCATGTTCATCTATGCCGTGGGCCTTCAGGCCGGGCCGGGCTTCGCAAGCTCCTTCCGCCGCCACGGCATCTCCATGGCCCTGACCGTGTTGTCTATGGCGCTGGTGGGGACCGGAGCGACCTACCTCTGCTGCCGCATTTTTTCCTTCGATGCAGCCACCGGGGCGGGCCTGCTATCCGGGGCGATGACCAGCACCCCGTCATTGGCGGCGGCGGTGGAGATCGTCGGCCATGACCGGGCTCCGGCCGCCTACGGGGTGGCCTACGGCTTCGGGGTGATCGGGGTGGCCTTGTTCATCAAGTTGTTGCCGAGCCTGCTTCGGTTGAAGGTGCCCGAAGAGGAGGCCCGCTTGGCCAGGGAGCTGTCCGAAACCAACCCGCCGATCACCTATCAGCACGTAGAGGTGAGTAACCCCAACCTCTTCGGCAAGCGGGTGGCGGATATTTTTCTCAAGAGCATTGCCCCGGTGACCATCACCCGCCTGCTGCGGCAGGGGGCCAGCGAACCGGTTCTGGTGGGAGCGGAAACCCAATTGCAGGAAGGGGACCACCTCAGGGTGGTGGGCCGGCCGGCCGACCTGGAAAAGGTTCAGCTTTACATCGGCAGGCCGGTTTCAGGAGAGATCGCATTTGACCGGGTCCTGACGAAAAACAGCATCATCGTTTCCAAACGACGGTTCGTCGGCACGACCCTCGGTTATTTCAATTTTCGCGAGACCTTCAACGTACAGGTGGCGCGCATCACCCGAAGCGGCATCGACCTGCCCGCCGATGCCAACACGCGCCTGCACCTGGGGGACGTGCTGCACGCGGTGGGCGACGAGCGTTCGCTGCGCAACATTTCGCGGATGCTCGGCAATGACCTCAAGGCCACCTATGACATCAGCCTGCTGCCGATCCTGGTCGGCCTGCTGCTCGGCTTTCTGCTCGGCAGAATCACCATCCCCCTGCCGATGGTGGGCCATTTCACCCTCGGCACGACCGGAGGGACCCTGCTGGCCGGGCTGCTGCTAGGCGCCAGCTACAAGACCGGCCCGCTGATCTGGGACGTACCCGCGGCGGGCAACCGCCTGATTCGCGATCTGGGTCTGGCGCTGTTCATGGCGGCGGTGGGGACCTCCGCCGGGGTCTCCTTCGTCGCCACCCTGCAGGAGCGGGGACTCTCCCTGCTCTTCTCCGGGGTGCTGGTTACCCTGCTGCCGGTGGCCGTTGGGGCAACCCTCGGCCTGTGGCTGCTGCGCATTCGCTTTCTGCAGCTGCTCGGGGTGCTGGTGGGAGGGATGACCAGTGCCTCGGGCCTGGCCGCCGCCGGGACCCTTTCGACGACCCCCTACGCCCCGGCCGCCTATGCCACGGTCTACCCCGTGGCCCTGATCGCCAAGATCCTCGCCGTCAAGATCCTGCTGCTGCTGCCTTTTTGA